GGCGAGAGTATTCGCGGCATCCTGCTCGATCCCGCCGCGCAACTGAGTCCTGAGTCGGAAGCCTTGCTCGTATTCGCCGCCCGCCAGCAGCATCTTCAGAGTGTCGTGTGGCCCGCGCTGGAACGTGGCCAGTTCGTGCTGTGCGACCGTTTCACTGACTCGACCTTCGCCTATCAAGGAGGTGGCCGCGGTATGCCTGAAGCCAAACTCGCGGTCCTGGAAGCCTGGGTGCAGCGGGATTTTCAGCCCGACCTCACGTTGCTGTTCGATGTGGATGAAGCCGTGAGCCAGGCGCGTCTCAAGAAAGACCGGGCCTTGGACCGCTTTGAGCAGGAGGCTACTGAATTTCACCGCCGGGTGCGCCAAGCCTATAGTGAGCGTGCTGGCCGCTATGTGTCGC
This DNA window, taken from Betaproteobacteria bacterium, encodes the following:
- a CDS encoding dTMP kinase yields the protein MPGKFITFEGLDGAGKSTFIPFARDVLRAAGRDVVLTREPGGTAMGESIRGILLDPAAQLSPESEALLVFAARQQHLQSVVWPALERGQFVLCDRFTDSTFAYQGGGRGMPEAKLAVLEAWVQRDFQPDLTLLFDVDEAVSQARLKKDRALDRFEQEATEFHRRVRQAYSERAGRYVSRIRLVRAGQGLENVKAEVEKFVLGICN